The Nitratidesulfovibrio sp. genome has a window encoding:
- a CDS encoding ATP-binding protein, whose protein sequence is MRENPKIRISGNIISELSEKIPSNIIALNELIKNSYDAGASCVNIALNTDSRILIISDDGSGMDLDDINTLLHISNSSKKYGTVNKYDRYTQGSKGLGFLSVFKFGRDVEWTTKKETGLRFKLNYDALVSAQDITSHDVSIEDANISNKGTTIKITLDEYNTNSFKTYFSKKENYKKVICAFDDKSFAITLDIDSKKFSSLEQPALTDNAKEHQAFYIKYNSTDQNITFYCNNHIAFTEHYKFTSTRFKLNIELMTFHLPPYGKNQIDRLFYNPQEDLTPLLYVNSNLFANYTMFDPGIMKNIRSGQALNQMIGYIRIVSNDSKINFNSDRTQFLQNELTDEIIDFLSQINKKIQTLGTDNKADFIKLKFITTDTIPHKYKDTTDLNAFKMFIRNDFKHKNKVQIKKDESAVVYELLGRTRRVPFEQHTPAPTLPKLQPVRINLTTKSENIQIPSKQINLYDYISTVYDSTATLRPATEIIISENGCDIEGGILCSITTPCKKRIDYTFNDTTGKAVEQLTINFYAPKSEIIGAPQTAQKLITLPSKEGYTISFNDHLGKLISQINTLDHAQYKEIISCSLRALFEISIDSLEKSSKYPQIRPAEHSKLEDMVAATIHFTKSNKDYLTKIHQSTKIDFHSLKNMLDKDKFISTIEKAHLGAHKSSTYLSLTTLEDIAKDAALFVVIANELLTNPNITRE, encoded by the coding sequence ATGCGAGAAAATCCAAAAATACGGATTAGCGGCAACATTATCAGTGAACTTTCTGAAAAAATTCCTTCAAACATCATCGCCCTGAATGAATTAATAAAAAACTCCTATGATGCCGGTGCATCATGCGTGAACATTGCTCTTAATACTGATTCGCGAATATTAATTATCTCAGATGACGGTTCAGGAATGGATTTGGACGACATCAATACACTGCTGCATATATCAAATAGTTCAAAAAAATACGGCACAGTAAACAAATATGATCGATATACGCAGGGATCAAAAGGACTTGGATTTTTATCGGTATTCAAATTCGGTCGTGACGTTGAATGGACGACCAAGAAAGAGACCGGCCTTCGTTTTAAACTAAATTATGACGCACTAGTTTCTGCGCAAGATATAACATCCCACGATGTGAGCATTGAAGATGCAAACATTTCCAACAAAGGCACAACAATAAAAATTACTCTTGACGAGTACAACACTAATTCTTTCAAAACATATTTTAGCAAAAAAGAAAACTACAAAAAGGTAATATGCGCTTTCGACGACAAGTCATTCGCAATAACGCTAGATATTGATTCAAAAAAATTTTCAAGCCTAGAACAGCCTGCACTTACAGACAATGCAAAAGAACATCAGGCATTCTACATAAAGTACAACAGCACTGATCAAAACATAACTTTCTACTGCAACAACCATATCGCATTCACAGAGCATTATAAATTTACGTCAACGCGTTTCAAACTCAACATTGAGCTAATGACTTTCCACCTTCCGCCATATGGAAAGAACCAAATAGATCGCCTATTCTATAACCCACAAGAAGACCTCACACCTCTTCTCTACGTTAACTCAAACCTGTTTGCCAATTACACCATGTTCGACCCTGGAATAATGAAAAACATTCGTTCGGGCCAAGCCCTAAATCAAATGATTGGGTATATCCGCATAGTAAGCAATGACAGCAAAATCAATTTCAATTCCGACAGAACGCAGTTCTTACAAAACGAACTCACAGATGAAATCATCGACTTCTTATCTCAGATAAACAAAAAAATTCAAACACTTGGCACAGACAATAAAGCAGATTTTATCAAGCTCAAATTCATCACCACAGACACCATCCCCCATAAATACAAAGACACCACGGACCTCAATGCATTTAAAATGTTCATTCGCAACGACTTTAAACACAAGAACAAAGTTCAGATAAAAAAAGATGAGTCCGCTGTTGTTTACGAATTACTAGGAAGAACACGACGTGTCCCGTTCGAGCAACACACCCCAGCGCCAACGCTGCCCAAACTACAACCAGTCCGAATCAATCTAACTACAAAAAGCGAGAACATACAAATCCCTTCAAAGCAAATCAATCTCTACGATTATATTTCAACGGTATACGACAGCACTGCCACCCTCAGGCCCGCAACAGAAATCATCATAAGCGAAAATGGATGCGACATCGAAGGCGGAATCCTCTGCTCAATCACAACCCCCTGCAAAAAGCGGATAGACTACACCTTCAATGACACCACAGGAAAAGCCGTAGAACAGCTTACGATCAATTTCTACGCGCCTAAATCTGAAATCATCGGCGCACCTCAAACTGCACAGAAACTTATCACCCTTCCATCAAAAGAGGGGTACACCATCTCGTTTAACGACCATCTTGGAAAATTAATCTCACAAATTAATACACTTGACCATGCGCAGTACAAAGAAATAATAAGCTGCTCACTGCGTGCTTTGTTTGAAATCAGCATCGACAGTCTCGAAAAGTCTTCAAAATACCCACAAATACGCCCAGCAGAGCACAGCAAACTAGAAGATATGGTTGCTGCAACAATCCATTTCACCAAGAGCAATAAAGACTATTTAACAAAAATTCATCAAAGCACAAAAATTGACTTCCATAGCCTTAAAAATATGCTTGATAAAGATAAATTCATTAGCACGATCGAAAAGGCGCACCTTGGCGCGCACAAATCATCAACTTACCTCTCCTTGACCACGCTTGAAGACATCGCCAAGGACGCTGCGCTCTTTGTCGTAATAGCTAACGAACTACTGACTAATCCCAACATTACACGAGAATAA
- a CDS encoding aldehyde dehydrogenase family protein: MSSQPSATATGPAASPAAAHTPESLRALFPVAGQPLPEAAHAFAPIEQRTCLIDGKLEEWPGEMQQVFSPIGEIDAAGGFTPRLLGRCPILDEAAALRAVDAADRAWADGMGAWPTMGVAERIRHVEDFARRMAARRTEVVRIMMWEICKSWQDASGEFDRTMEYLRDTIDALKDLDRASSRFVIEKGIYAQIRRAPLGPVLCMGPYNYPLNETFCTLMPALIMGNPVIVKTPRLGRLLYSPLMEAFRDAFPAGVVNILHGDRRIVKPIMASGRINVLAFIGSSTAADALRLAHPHPHRLRCVLGLDAKNAGIVLDCADMDLTVAEALQGSFSFNGQRCTALKMLFVHQKRLDEFLARMDEGIRKLRIGMPWDEGVRITPLPVPGKSAYLDDLVQDAAAHGGKVANSGGGTHAETLYHPTVVCPATTQMRVYHEEQFGPVIPVIPFTDIETPVRYVVGSQYGQQLSIFGNDPDDVARLIDPMVNQVCRVNINSQCQRGPDTFPFTGRKDSAEGTLSVSDALRCFSIRTLVAAKGSDANKEILTSIIRDRRSNFLSNDFIL, from the coding sequence ATGTCGTCCCAGCCGTCTGCCACAGCCACTGGTCCCGCCGCCAGCCCTGCCGCCGCCCACACCCCCGAAAGCCTGCGCGCCCTGTTTCCCGTGGCCGGGCAGCCGCTGCCGGAGGCCGCCCACGCCTTCGCCCCCATAGAGCAGCGTACCTGCCTCATCGACGGCAAGCTGGAGGAATGGCCCGGCGAGATGCAGCAGGTGTTTTCGCCCATCGGCGAAATTGACGCTGCGGGCGGCTTCACCCCGCGCCTGCTGGGCCGCTGCCCCATTCTGGACGAGGCCGCCGCCCTGCGCGCCGTGGACGCCGCCGACCGCGCCTGGGCCGACGGCATGGGCGCATGGCCCACCATGGGCGTGGCCGAGCGCATCCGCCACGTGGAGGATTTTGCCCGGCGCATGGCGGCGCGGCGCACCGAGGTGGTGCGCATCATGATGTGGGAAATCTGCAAGTCGTGGCAGGACGCCAGCGGCGAATTCGACCGCACCATGGAGTACCTGCGCGACACCATCGACGCGCTGAAGGATCTGGACCGCGCCTCGTCACGCTTCGTCATAGAGAAAGGCATTTACGCGCAGATACGCCGCGCGCCGCTGGGGCCGGTGCTGTGCATGGGGCCGTACAACTACCCGCTGAACGAAACCTTCTGCACGCTGATGCCCGCGCTGATCATGGGCAACCCGGTCATCGTGAAAACGCCGCGCCTGGGGCGGCTGCTGTATTCGCCGCTGATGGAAGCCTTCCGCGACGCCTTTCCTGCCGGGGTGGTCAACATCCTGCATGGCGACCGGCGCATCGTGAAGCCCATCATGGCGTCGGGCCGCATCAACGTGCTGGCGTTCATCGGGTCCAGCACGGCGGCGGATGCGCTGCGCCTGGCCCACCCGCACCCGCACCGGCTGCGCTGCGTGCTGGGGCTGGACGCCAAGAACGCGGGCATAGTGCTGGACTGCGCGGACATGGACCTGACCGTGGCCGAGGCGCTGCAAGGCTCGTTCTCGTTCAACGGGCAGCGCTGCACCGCGCTGAAGATGCTGTTCGTGCATCAGAAGCGGCTGGACGAATTTCTGGCCCGCATGGACGAGGGCATCCGCAAGCTGCGTATCGGCATGCCGTGGGACGAGGGGGTGCGCATCACCCCGCTGCCAGTGCCCGGCAAGTCCGCCTATCTGGACGACCTGGTGCAGGACGCCGCCGCCCACGGCGGCAAGGTGGCCAACAGCGGCGGGGGCACCCACGCCGAAACCCTGTACCACCCCACGGTGGTCTGCCCGGCCACGACGCAGATGCGCGTGTACCACGAGGAGCAGTTTGGCCCGGTGATACCCGTCATCCCCTTCACGGACATAGAAACGCCGGTGCGCTACGTGGTGGGGTCACAGTACGGGCAGCAGCTGAGCATTTTCGGCAACGACCCGGACGACGTGGCCCGGCTGATCGACCCCATGGTCAACCAGGTGTGCCGGGTGAACATCAACAGCCAATGCCAGCGCGGGCCGGACACCTTTCCCTTTACCGGCCGCAAGGATTCCGCCGAGGGCACCCTTTCGGTCAGCGATGCGCTGCGCTGCTTCTCCATCCGCACGCTGGTGGCGGCCAAGGGCAGCGATGCCAACAAGGAGATTCTGACCAGCATCATCAGGGACAGGCGGTCGAATTTCCTGTCGAACGATTTCATTCTGTAG